The segment GTTGTTCTTTCCTCCAAATTATCTCACTCAAAGAAAACGCCTCACACCCATCAAAGGCGTCTCTTCTCACTAAGAAGGGGCGCCTCTTCAAAGGGCTCTCTGCCATTCCGCAGAGAGGCTGCCAGTGATGAAGCCAAGGGAGATTTCTGCGCCGAATCCCCTTCCGCTGACATCGATTTTTGCCGACAGCGAGGCGCAGAGCAACAAGAAGGAGGAGCCATGAAGAAAGTGCACCGTATTTTGTCCGCAACAGCGATCGGAGTTTTATTCCAGCTGTTTTTCTCGATGCTCGGATCGACTCAGACGGCCGAGGCGATGACCGTCTGGACCGATCACGCGACGGTGAAGATCCGGCCCAACACCCCTGCGAAACCCGATCAGTCCTCGGCCACCCTAAAAGGGGCAAAAAATGAATTTGAGTCTTTCCAGCTGGTGGTCACCGCCGACAATGGCGCGCTCTCCGGGGTCGATATCACGGTGGGAGATTTGATCGACGCTCATGGCAACTCTCTTTCCTCCGGCAATATCATGATCTACAAAGAAGCCTTCATGAACATCGGCACCCCTTCGACCATCCAAGGGGGGACGGGGGAGTGGCCCGATGCGCTGATTCCGAAGAAAGACGAATATGTCGGAGAGGTCCGAAATGCTTTTCCGCTGTCGGTGGGAGCGGGCCGAAACCAGCCGATCTGGATCGAGATTTATATCCCGGTCACGGCCGCCGCCGGGGTCTACTCCGGGTCTGCCACCGTCACTGCCGCCGGCCAGAATCCGATCATCGTCCCGATCCAGCTCACCGTCTGGGACTTCACCCTCCCCTCCGTCTCGTCTCTCAAATCGGCCTACTCGATCGATCACCATCTCCTGACCGGCGGCCACGGCCTCCCCGGCGACAGCTCGACGGAATTGAGCCAGCTCTATGTGAAAGCAAACCTGCTCCATCGGATTTCCGATAACTATCTCATCGCGCCGGAGACCCTGGGCGGGCTGAGGAACGGCGTGATCAACTGGGGACCCTTCGACGCCGCTTTCGGCC is part of the Candidatus Manganitrophaceae bacterium genome and harbors:
- a CDS encoding DUF4091 domain-containing protein; this translates as MKKVHRILSATAIGVLFQLFFSMLGSTQTAEAMTVWTDHATVKIRPNTPAKPDQSSATLKGAKNEFESFQLVVTADNGALSGVDITVGDLIDAHGNSLSSGNIMIYKEAFMNIGTPSTIQGGTGEWPDALIPKKDEYVGEVRNAFPLSVGAGRNQPIWIEIYIPVTAAAGVYSGSATVTAAGQNPIIVPIQLTVWDFTLPSVSSLKSAYSIDHHLLTGGHGLPGDSSTELSQLYVKANLLHRISDNYLIAPETLGGLRNGVINWGPFDAAFGPFLDGTVALPGGKLPGNKLTTVQLRDYDHQYDTTYLRDYAQHFRAKGWFDRLFQYTYDEPSDASGWAVIKRRAAALHEADPELRSMVTTSLQRGIGGGAASSIDIFAPTVRFIEDKVIGSGVGNEPGQTESGLVGNQRGKYGAEVWWYQACGSHGCGIIGGGSLDPQGYHIDWPSYMIDLPAMFSRIMQWQSFKYNIQGELYYDMVYAFGAADPWKTQYYFGGNGDGTLYYPGKPSKIGGKTHIPIESIRLKLLR